In a genomic window of Myotis daubentonii chromosome X, mMyoDau2.1, whole genome shotgun sequence:
- the LOC132224577 gene encoding ADP-ribosylation factor-like protein 13A encodes MFKIMTSCGPQVNTDETRRNVTIIIIGLENAGKTVLTEAFRRLLPSKIDRCMNSKLTTVLLDEYEIAIYDLNGDMKGREIWPDYYAQAHGIVFVLDSSDLGCMQEVKTTLSNLLSDARVAGKPILLLANKQDQKNVLSPGDIIKYLEGIMNDNKFICLLEPCSAIQNLQRSNHERLLEGLRWLVTATQNKQEELCSHQQSLTSSIANPKEDTTGTKDECASARFPTNVEMTEEKEEPRGKHSMETRPLKSILKKEGLRLTPKKNVSVTFALDEPMEEGECSKVNGAQNTTELHYNYRADFHFPETYTNDEDDYDDCDDYDDCDDDDEDFFEEY; translated from the exons ATGTTCAAGATAATGACATCCTGCGGGCCTCAAGTAAATACAGATGAAACACGAAG GAATGTGACCATCATCATCATCGGTCTGGAGAATGCAGGCAAAACTGTGCTTACGGAGGCCTTCCGCAGAC TACTTCCTAGCAAGATAGACCGTTGTATGAACTCTAAACTGACTACAGTTCTGCTAGATGAATATGAAATTGCTATCTATGACCTGAATGGAGATATGAAGGGACGAGAAATCTGGCCCGACTACTATGCACAAGCACACGGGATTGTTTTTGTCCTGGATTCCAGCGACTTAGGATGCATGCAAGAAGTGAAGACCACTTTATCAAATCTTCTGTCTGATGCAAGAGTGGCAGGAAAACCCATCCTACT ATTGGCAAATAAACAAGACCAGAAGAATGTCCTCTCACCTGGTGATATTATTAAATATCTGGAAGGGATAATGAATGACAACAAGTTCATTTGCCTTCTG GAACCCTGCTCAGCTATCCAAAACCTCCAAAGAAGTAACCATGAGCGCCTACTTGAAGGGCTGCGCTGGCTGGTAACTGCCACTCAGAATAAACAGGAAGAGCTGTGTTCTCACCAACAATCACTCACTTCAAGTATCGCAAACCCCAAGGAGGACACCACAGGCACCAAGGATGAATGTGCATCAGCCAG GTTCCCTACCAACGTAGAAATGacggaagaaaaagaagagcccCGAGGAAAACATTCCATGGAAACTAGGCCTCTAAAGTCAATCCTAAAG AAAGAAGGCTTAAGATTAACACCTAAAAAGAATGTATCAGTGACATTTGCCTTAGATGAACCCATGGAGGAAGGTGAATGTTCTAAGGTAAATGGAGCTCAAAACACTACTGAGCTTCACTACAACTATAGAGCTGACTTTCACTTCCCAGAAACTTACACCAATGATGAAGATGATTACGATGATTGCGATGATTACGACGACTGTGATGATGACGACGAAGATTTTTTTGAAG AGTACTAA